One window from the genome of Hyperolius riggenbachi isolate aHypRig1 chromosome 6, aHypRig1.pri, whole genome shotgun sequence encodes:
- the RNF26 gene encoding E3 ubiquitin-protein ligase RNF26 produces the protein MQGILLIISGLGWTVDLLFLLLELNYWLVSSLISLLLWTIHSILSLPGAIGHGLLHCWEGVLLGLAMLGESSYSLLLGALQATGDLFKGALAGLDGLQLVWNLLCHMVIRSREAMQRGFINIVFLGQNLHCQVWEVLTIASSLTAYLVNTVVNLSLIAIQNVFSAVLSLWISIVNVVFASKELVFSLFSQLSSTAVAMVVLVWAPFQMAVDVLVFCSTGVGTIVFKYVYEFLLLMLLIWLSRMVYRPSPAMRSFQDALRRLYRVVRLLLYVTMNSDIWRRVANRGLHLLRICRAAWTRSVNHFRTREQNAPQQRRVPQPAVPAQTQRPVRLINPVVHPLIRPSRFQVPLEARLNADTHRNQAAQEVRHNADTHRNQAAQVVPPLEPRASTSTSRTESTADPVVRPLIRPSRFQAPQEVRLNADTHRNQAAEVVPPPEPRASTSSSRTETTAHDPWKLLKQQEENRKCVICQDENKTILLLPCRHLCLCAQCTQILMQQPILQRNCPLCRKMILQTLTVYM, from the coding sequence ATGCAGGGCATACTGCTGATCATCAGCGGGCTGGGCTGGACTGTGGACCTTCTGTTTCTGCTGCTGGAGCTCAACTACTGGCTGGTGTCCTCACTAATATCATTGCTGTTATGGACCATCCATTCCATCCTCAGCCTGCCTGGAGCCATTGGGCATGGACTGCTTCACTGCTGGGAGGGTGTGCTGCTGGgcttggcaatgctgggggagtcCAGCTACAGCCTCCTGCTAGGAGCTCTGCAGGCAACAGGAGATCTTTTCAAGGGAGCTTTGGCTGGCCTTGATGGTTTGCAGCTAGTTTGGAACCTGTTGTGCCACATGGTGATCCGAAGCAGAGAGGCCATGCAGCGTGGTTTCATCAATATTGTCTTCCTTGGACAAAATCTTCATTGCCAAGTCTGGGAAGTGCTGACCATAGCAAGTAGTTTAACTGCTTACCTCGTGAACACTGTGGTAAACTTGAGTCTCATTGCCATACAGAACGTCTTCTCTGCAGTCTTGTCGCTCTGGATTTCCATCGTAAATGTGGTTTTTGCGAGTAAAGAATTGGTTTTCTCGTTGTTCTCGCAGCTGTCCAGCACTGCGGTGGCCATGGTTGTTCTTGTATGGGCCCCCTTCCAGATGGCTGTGGATGTTCTGGTGTTTTGCAGCACAGGAGTTGGTACCATCGTGTTCAAATATGTGTATGAATTTCTCCTCCTTATGCTTCTAATTTGGCTCTCTCGGATGGTGTACAGACCTTCACCTGCAATGCGTTCTTTTCAGGATGCACTAAGAAGGCTTTACCGGGTTGTACGCCTGCTTCTCTATGTTACAATGAATTCTGATATCTGGAGGAGGGTGGCCAACAGAGGTCTTCATCTTCTAAGAATTTGTAGAGCAGCCTGGACCAGAAGTGTGAACCATTTTAGAACCAGAGAACAAAATGCACCACAACAGAGGAGAGTACCGCAACCTGCAGTACCTGCACAGACACAAAGACCAGTGAGACTGATCAATCCCGTTGTGCATCCTCTCATCCGGCCTAGCAGGTTTCAGGTACCACTGGAAGCACGTCTCAATGCAGATACACATAGAAACCAGGCAGCACAGGAAGTGCGTCACAATGCAGATACACATAGAAACCAAGCAGCACAGGTGGTTCCGCCACTTGAGCCCCGGGCCAGTACTTCAACTTCTAGGACTGAATCAACTGCTGATCCTGTTGTGCGTCCTCTCATCCGGCCTAGCAGATTTCAAGCACCACAGGAAGTGCGTCTCAATGCAGATACACATAGAAACCAGGCAGCAGAGGTGGTTCCTCCACCTGAGCCCCGGGCCAGTACCTCATCTTCCAGGACTGAAACAACTGCTCATGATCCCTGGAAGCTATTAAAGCAACAAGAGGAGAACCGGAAGTGTGTAATCTGCCAGGATGAGAATAAGACTATTCTTTTATTACCATGCCGTCACCTGTGTTTATGTGCTCAATGTACCCAGATCCTCATGCAACAGCCTATACTTCAGCGCAACTGTCCACTGTGTCGGAAAATGATACTGCAGACTCTAACAGTTTACATGTAA